A stretch of Brassica napus cultivar Da-Ae chromosome C6, Da-Ae, whole genome shotgun sequence DNA encodes these proteins:
- the LOC106404080 gene encoding uncharacterized protein LOC106404080, which translates to MVEVGVGNDAWDALKKSSVGVFPRLYELDFIWSAKVVHYLLKHQLVVRKNYEIWSLIDWQPIRLSLLEFGEITGLNCDMFDDGDLCKVDHKEFWAELNVCTTVGPSLNELQLVLGRCKNWSLEKRIMVGRLCILHIAIFGIAPTRRIPLECAKRVLDFEAFERYPWGRVACKSLIHSIKCVSYDAKKSYTMEGFVYVLLIWGYEAVTGLGEQYGNKIVGAEVRVRHFFSHVDKNLVPKWDGELEDENVNHLIRDILDDCVNQDSANKDKKAKPMEDGRYNADGNDTPSTAMLTMLKTLTEKVDNMNTNMATKLMAGLDAAIGTKVDVIIGPLIEKVAILEMEMRKMKGKMSWMVEIKSTSQDGIPARHVVKKVTKTCKKGGDMGLDKNNLFENKVFKTKIQVPHLLDTASEETWSDTKQREKIRKVSDGLDEIAAAARKFNKPTSSTPQLKRQTKLASSQLFPFIGNSTVKRIITGVIPSVLAYDPFAVVEDTKIRNLLHFLLDDEEEPDRTSECSVEFYKVLITPREEWRTPTYCWLTNWHMWSAMHMFHKRSLCDPLPYHSQRIVFLDQCVIIKLVSDFKEFNPKTWSATNIYKGIFNGTYPADRITNKKWLQDVDHLYACHFINGNHWVALDIDLGKETIHVYDSILSIVEDNKEIRNVCRPFAKMIPTILNAMVPTTLRKKSDKQFAVRRLRTVPQNEKPGDCGVYTIKYIECLAIGCTFEGLSDKNIPDIRKNLAAEIYVQRLQKQLEILTTAKAIGNI; encoded by the exons ATGGTGGAAGTAGGAGTAGGAAACGACGCATGGGATGCACTGAAGAAGTCATCAGTTGGAGTTTTTCCTAGACTTTACGAGCTTGATTTCATATGGTCTGCAAAGGTTGTTCATTACCTCTTAAAGCATCAGCTGGTAGTTAGAAAGAACTATGAGATATGGTCGTTAATTGATTGGCAGCCGATTCGTCTCTCTTTGTTAGAGTTTGGTGAGATAACTGGTTTGAATTGTGATATGTTTGATGATGGCGACCTTTGCAAAGTTGACCATAAAGAATTTTGGGCAGAACTGAATGTGTGTACAACTGTTGGTCCTAGTCTGAATGAGTTGCAGTTGGTATTGGGAAGATGCAAGAACTGGAGTCTTGAGAAAAGGATTATGGTAGGACGGTTGTGTATTTTGCATATCGCAATATTTGGCATAGCTCCTACACGTCGGATCCCGTTGGAGTGTGCAAAGCGAGTACTTGATTTTGAAGCTTTCGAGAGATATCCATGGGGTCGAGTTGCATGTAAGAGTTTGATACACTCCATTAAGTGTGTCAGTTATGACGCAAAGAAATCATATACAATGGAAGGATTTGTGTACGTGCTACTCATATGGGGATATGAGGCTGTTACTGGCCTAGGAGAGCAGTACGGAAACAAAATTGTTGGGGCAGAA GTTCGTGTACGGCATTTCTTTTCACACGTTGACAAGAATTTAGTCCCTAAATGGGATGGTGAGCTTGAAGATGAAAATGTGAACCACTTGATCCGTGATATACTTGATGACTGTGTCAATC AGGATTCAGCAAACAAGGATAAGAAGGCTAAACCTATGGAAGATGGTCGGTATAAT GCTGACGGTAATGATACGCCAAGCACTGCGATGTTGACCATGTTGAAGACCCTGACTGAAAAAGTAGACAACATGAACACCAATATGGCTACTAAATTAATGGCTGGTTTGGATGCAGCAATTGGTACGAAGGTTGATGTCATAATTGGTCCCTTAATTGAGAAAGTCGCCATCTTGGAGATGGAAATGCGAAAGATGAAAGGAAAAATG tcTTGGATGGTGGAGATTAAATCCACGTCTCAGGATGGTATACCAGCTCGACATGTTGTTAAGAAAGTAACGAAGACATGCAAAAAAGGTGGAGATATGGGACTTGATAAGAATAATTTGTTTGAGAATAAGGTTTTCAAAACCAAGATACAAGTCCCACATCTACTCGATACTGCCTCTGAGGAAACATGGTCTGATACAAAGCAGCGtgaaaaaattagaaaagttAGTGATGGCTTAGATGAAATTGCAGCAGCAGCTAGAAAGTTTAATAAGCCTACATCTTCCACGCCTCAGCTGAAGCGCCAAACAAAGTTAGCATCGTCTCAGTTATTTCCATTCATAGGAAATTCTACCGTCAAGCGCATCATCACAGGTGTAATACCATCTGTCTTAGCATATGATCcgtttgctgttgttgaagacACTAAAATTCGGAACTTACTACATTTTCTACTGGATGATGA ggAGGAACCGGACAGAACCTCTGAATGTAGTGTCGAATTTTATAAAGTGCTTATAACTCCAAGAGAAGAGTGGCGTACACCTACATATTGTTGGCTGACTAACTGG CATATGTGGTCTGCAATGCATATGTTCCATAAGAGATCTCTTTGTGATCCTTTACCGTACCATTCTCAGCGCATTGTGTTTTTGGATCAGTGTGTCATCATCAAACTTGTCAGTGATTTCAAAGAGTTCAACCCTAAAACGTGGAGTGCAACGAATATATATAAGGGTATTTTCAATGGCACATATCCAGCTGACCGCATCACAAACAAGAAGTGGCTTCAAGATGTTGATCATCTGTATGCATGTCATTTCATAAATGGTAATCACTGGGTTGCTTTGGATATTGACTTGGGGAAGGAAACCATTCACGTGTATGACAGCATTCTTAGCATAGTAGAGGACAATAAAGAAATTCGAAATGTTTGTCGGCCTTTTGCGAAGATGATTCCGACGATTCTGAATGCTATGGTTCCTACTACTCTTCGGAAGAAAAGTGATAAACAATTCGCTGTACGAAGACTGAGAACCGTTCCACAAAATGAAAAACCCGGAGACTGTGGTGTTTATACTATAAAGTACATTGAGTGCTTGGCAATTGGTTGCACATTTGAAGGGTTAAGTGATAAAAACATTCCAGATATTCGAAAGAATCTAGCTGCTGAGATTTATGTGCAACGACTGCAAAAGCAATTGGAAATACTGACGACTGCAAAAGCAAttggaaatatttga
- the LOC106405536 gene encoding defensin-like protein 183 gives MKNTFSFVVVIIFFVMLSSVANKVKANSCQDPLGSCLQCDERCKAKHGPTGQASCDTRNQLCTCYYTCGPSSPTPPQHKQCYGGTGLCSSACNQNCAQKYLGGSGFCESIGNSRLCKCQYPC, from the exons atGAAGAATACATTTTCATTTGTGGTTGTAATCATCTTCTTTGTCATGCTTTCTTccg TTGCTAATAAGGTGAAGGCAAACTCATGCCAAGACCCTCTAGGTAGTTGTCTACAATGTGATGAGAGATGCAAGGCTAAACACGGGCCAACGGGCCAAGCAAGTTGCGACACTAGAAACCAACTATGCACGTGCTATTACACGTGTGGACCTTCATCACCAACTCCTCCACAGCACAAACAATGCTACGGTGGGACTGGCTTGTGCAGCAGTGCATGCAATCAAAACTGTGCACAAAAGTATCTTGGTGGATCTGGATTTTGTGAGAGCATTGGCAACTCTAGACTGTGCAAATGCCAGTATCCttgctaa